From a single Rhodococcus qingshengii JCM 15477 genomic region:
- a CDS encoding alkaline phosphatase family protein, whose amino-acid sequence MPAPAPLLDVYSQPTLSTLAPSVLASLGVSGEANRLDLNPSKKTVILLVDGMGANLLARNAEHAPFLNSLAGTPIRAGFPTTTATSIVSLGTGLPSGAHGITGYQSYVEEADSVFNWLGWHSAGKKESQTDSIVPETLQPQATTFDRAAAAGITVTTVVPSKFDGSGLTRAGMRGAQFAGIQAYGDLLARTVAASKSAERTFTYCYISEIDALGHVYGPESEPWIFQLMLVDRLVEQLAAALGPDVRLLVTADHGMVDVLDENKIDFDNTPMLSKDVLALAGEPRCRHIHTREGAAQDVADRWRAELGDRMWIGTRSEGIVAGLFGPAVHSEYHGRIGDVIAIASGDVAVVRRSVESGLSGLRGQHGALTPDELLVPLLSSGQQ is encoded by the coding sequence ATGCCCGCCCCCGCACCTCTCCTCGATGTGTACTCCCAGCCGACTCTGTCGACGCTTGCGCCGTCGGTACTCGCTTCTCTCGGAGTAAGCGGCGAAGCAAACCGTCTCGATCTGAATCCCAGCAAGAAGACCGTAATTCTGCTGGTAGACGGGATGGGCGCGAACTTGCTCGCCCGCAACGCCGAACACGCACCATTCCTGAACTCACTCGCCGGAACGCCGATACGGGCAGGTTTCCCCACGACGACGGCCACCAGCATCGTCTCGCTGGGGACCGGGCTGCCCTCGGGAGCGCACGGAATCACCGGCTACCAGTCCTATGTCGAAGAAGCCGATTCGGTGTTCAACTGGCTGGGTTGGCACAGCGCCGGCAAGAAGGAATCTCAGACCGACTCCATCGTTCCGGAGACCCTGCAGCCGCAGGCCACGACCTTCGATCGCGCCGCGGCCGCCGGAATCACCGTCACCACCGTCGTTCCGTCCAAGTTCGACGGCAGCGGCCTCACTCGGGCGGGGATGCGCGGTGCCCAGTTTGCCGGAATCCAGGCATACGGTGACCTCCTCGCTCGCACCGTGGCGGCGTCGAAATCTGCCGAACGGACGTTCACGTACTGCTACATCAGCGAGATCGACGCACTCGGCCACGTCTACGGACCCGAGTCCGAGCCGTGGATCTTCCAACTGATGCTTGTCGATCGACTGGTCGAACAACTCGCAGCCGCTCTCGGTCCGGACGTGAGATTGCTGGTGACGGCAGACCACGGAATGGTCGACGTGCTGGACGAGAACAAGATCGACTTCGACAACACCCCGATGCTGTCCAAAGACGTACTCGCCCTTGCCGGCGAGCCCCGGTGCCGGCACATCCACACCAGAGAAGGCGCTGCACAAGATGTTGCGGACCGCTGGCGCGCCGAACTGGGTGACCGCATGTGGATCGGGACCAGATCCGAGGGCATCGTCGCGGGATTGTTCGGGCCTGCAGTACATTCCGAGTATCACGGCCGGATCGGCGATGTCATCGCCATTGCTTCCGGAGACGTGGCGGTCGTTCGTCGATCGGTCGAATCGGGACTGTCCGGTCTCCGTGGACAGCACGGCGCCCTGACCCCGGACGAACTGCTGGTACCGCTCCTGTCCTCAGGACAGCAGTAG
- a CDS encoding VOC family protein yields the protein MPARTALDGTPCWIDLTSSDTEVAKSFYTNVFGWQADTNDDPQYGGYAIFSKDGQPIAGLGPQQEGNPYGNVWTTYISSTDAAASASKAEAAGGMIMMPSMQVGPQGSMAIVGDPAGAVVGIWQADQHNGFGLVGEAGAPVWHETLSKNYAAVLPFYTDVFGWTYESIGDSDEFRYSQAKQGDTVVAGLMDASSFLPAEVPSFWQVYFGADDTDAAVAKVVEFGGSVLRDPEDTPFGRLASVADPLGAKFQISTIME from the coding sequence ATGCCCGCACGCACAGCGCTCGACGGAACACCCTGTTGGATCGACCTCACCAGCTCCGACACCGAGGTTGCCAAATCCTTCTACACCAACGTGTTCGGCTGGCAGGCTGACACAAACGACGACCCGCAGTACGGCGGTTACGCGATCTTCAGCAAAGACGGGCAGCCCATCGCCGGGCTCGGGCCCCAGCAGGAGGGAAACCCGTACGGCAACGTCTGGACCACCTACATCTCCTCTACTGATGCGGCGGCGTCGGCGTCCAAAGCCGAAGCTGCCGGCGGAATGATCATGATGCCGTCGATGCAGGTCGGCCCCCAGGGCAGCATGGCGATCGTAGGCGATCCGGCCGGTGCCGTCGTCGGTATCTGGCAGGCAGATCAGCACAATGGCTTCGGTCTGGTGGGCGAGGCCGGAGCGCCGGTCTGGCACGAGACCTTGTCCAAGAACTATGCCGCGGTCCTGCCGTTCTACACCGACGTGTTCGGCTGGACTTACGAGTCCATCGGCGACAGCGACGAGTTCCGGTATTCACAAGCCAAGCAGGGCGACACCGTCGTCGCCGGTCTGATGGATGCCAGCTCGTTCCTCCCGGCAGAGGTCCCGTCGTTCTGGCAGGTGTACTTCGGGGCGGACGACACCGATGCTGCCGTCGCCAAGGTCGTCGAATTCGGCGGCAGCGTATTGCGTGATCCCGAGGACACGCCCTTCGGCCGTCTCGCGTCGGTTGCCGATCCACTCGGTGCCAAGTTCCAGATCTCCACGATCATGGAATGA
- a CDS encoding alpha/beta fold hydrolase, with amino-acid sequence MESAVSAQLVDGSTLTHPWGGTSNITDLGGDVHWIDFGGPSGAPPIVLVHGLGGSHLNWVRVAPALAARTRVYALDLAGFGLTSARGRHTGVDANTALLNRFLDTVVGEPAVLFGNSMGGMVSAMSTHASPESVAGLVLVDPALPLPVQLPDLTVAAQFALYSMPYVGEQVLGFGRRKMSDRQLAAQMTRLCFADPTRADPAVLDAGAALTAIRRNEPTQDAEFLQAARSLLMTLARPASYRKTLREITTPTLLMHGDRDRLVPVEAARAAAAAHPHWTTIILGDTGHTPQLEIPDEFTRHALAWLDRTGLIRS; translated from the coding sequence ATGGAATCCGCTGTTTCGGCCCAACTCGTCGACGGAAGCACCCTCACACACCCGTGGGGCGGGACAAGCAACATCACCGATCTCGGCGGTGACGTTCACTGGATCGACTTCGGCGGTCCCAGCGGAGCGCCGCCCATCGTGCTCGTTCACGGTCTGGGCGGCTCGCACCTGAACTGGGTGCGGGTCGCACCGGCGCTGGCGGCGCGCACGCGCGTGTACGCCCTTGACCTCGCCGGATTCGGACTCACCTCTGCCCGTGGGCGACACACCGGCGTCGATGCCAACACAGCACTTCTGAATCGCTTTCTCGACACAGTGGTGGGTGAGCCCGCCGTCCTGTTCGGCAATTCCATGGGCGGAATGGTCTCGGCAATGTCGACCCATGCCAGTCCCGAATCAGTCGCCGGCCTGGTCCTGGTGGATCCGGCGCTCCCCCTGCCCGTCCAACTTCCCGATCTGACCGTCGCCGCCCAGTTCGCGCTCTACTCGATGCCGTACGTCGGTGAGCAGGTTCTCGGCTTCGGACGCCGAAAGATGTCAGACCGGCAGTTGGCCGCTCAGATGACCAGATTGTGTTTTGCCGATCCGACGCGAGCCGACCCCGCGGTCCTCGACGCGGGCGCTGCCTTGACGGCGATTCGCCGCAACGAACCTACCCAGGATGCCGAATTCCTTCAGGCAGCACGGTCACTGCTGATGACCCTCGCCCGTCCTGCCTCCTATCGAAAGACATTGCGAGAGATCACGACTCCGACGCTCCTGATGCACGGCGATCGCGATCGGCTTGTCCCGGTCGAGGCCGCACGGGCAGCCGCTGCTGCACATCCACACTGGACCACCATCATTCTCGGCGACACCGGCCACACCCCACAATTGGAGATTCCGGACGAGTTCACCCGTCATGCGCTCGCGTGGCTCGATCGCACGGGGCTGATCAGGAGCTGA
- a CDS encoding SDR family NAD(P)-dependent oxidoreductase gives MGKLDGKVALITGAGQGVGQGVAFALAKEGASVAVAGRTESKLVVTCNEIAERGGRAEPVLMDIADADSITGAVARTVELFGGVDILINNASLNPLGNVLDLTPERLADGLTSGPVATLRTMQACYPFMKERGGGAIINMVSSVAVRWDAAGYGGYAAVKESVRALSRAAACEWGVDGIRVNAVAPHASSPGLQRWADARPEEAAAFVAGIPLRRIGDCEADIGTAVAFLVGPDAAYLTGATIPLDGGQSRWG, from the coding sequence GTGGGCAAGTTGGATGGAAAAGTGGCCCTGATCACTGGCGCAGGGCAAGGCGTCGGCCAGGGAGTTGCGTTTGCGCTCGCCAAGGAGGGCGCTTCCGTCGCGGTCGCGGGCCGCACTGAGTCGAAACTCGTCGTCACATGTAACGAGATCGCCGAACGCGGAGGCCGTGCCGAACCGGTACTTATGGATATCGCCGACGCGGATTCCATCACCGGAGCCGTGGCGCGAACGGTGGAACTGTTCGGCGGCGTCGACATTCTGATCAACAACGCCAGCCTCAACCCGCTCGGCAACGTCCTCGACCTCACTCCGGAGCGCCTTGCCGACGGATTGACGTCCGGCCCCGTCGCGACTCTGCGAACCATGCAAGCCTGTTACCCGTTCATGAAGGAGCGCGGCGGCGGGGCAATCATCAACATGGTCAGCTCCGTGGCCGTCCGCTGGGACGCTGCCGGCTACGGCGGCTACGCGGCCGTGAAGGAATCCGTCCGAGCCCTCAGTCGCGCGGCAGCATGCGAATGGGGCGTCGACGGGATCCGGGTCAACGCGGTTGCTCCCCACGCGTCGTCGCCGGGGCTGCAGCGGTGGGCAGATGCACGCCCGGAGGAGGCTGCCGCCTTTGTTGCCGGGATTCCGCTACGGAGGATCGGCGACTGCGAAGCGGACATCGGAACCGCGGTGGCTTTCCTGGTCGGCCCGGATGCCGCGTATCTGACTGGAGCAACAATTCCGCTCGACGGTGGTCAGTCGCGCTGGGGCTGA